The Chelonoidis abingdonii isolate Lonesome George chromosome 9, CheloAbing_2.0, whole genome shotgun sequence genome has a segment encoding these proteins:
- the AQP8 gene encoding aquaporin-8, with product MSDLEFGGMSIKEVEMDGKYKPPQPHWYEVYAQPCVAEFLGSALFIFIGCASVIENVDGTGRLQPALAHGLALGLIIAILGNISGGHFNPAVSLAAWLIGGLNIMLLIPYWLSQLCGGLIGAGLAKVMTANDRYINATGAAFTSITDDGQIPSALVGEIVMTMFLVLAVCMGAINEKTSSPLAPFCIGFTVTADILAGGAISGACMNPARAFGPALVANYWDYHWVYWVGPMVASLLVGALIRLLIGDRKIRLLLK from the exons ATGTCTGACCTGGAGTTCGGTGGCATGTCCATAAAGgaggtggaaatggatggcaagTACAAACCACCGCAGCCCCATTGGTACGAGGTGTATGCCCAGCCCTGTGTGGCCGAGTTCCTCGGGTCGGCATTGTTCATCTTCATCGGGTGTGCGTCAGTGATTGAGAATGTGGACGGCACGGGGAGGCTGCAGCCCGCCCTGGCACACGGGTTGGCTCTTGGGCTCATCATCGCCATTTTGGGAAACATCAG CGGTGGCCATTTTAACCCAGCTGTCTCCTTGGCCGCATGGCTGATCGGTGGGCTGAACATCATGCTGCTTATCCCTTACTGGCTCTCCCAGCTGTGTGGGGGGCTGATCGGAGCTGGCCTGGCAAAG GTTATGACAGCAAATGACAGATACATAAACGCCACTGGAGCGGCTTTCACTAGCATCACAGATGACGGGCAGATCCCCTCTGCCCTTGTGGGTGAGATTGTTATGACCATGTTCCTGGTCTTAGCCGTCTGCATGGGAGCCATCAATGAAAAAACCAGCAGCCCTTTAGCACCTTTCTGCATTGGCTTCACTGTCACCGCTGACATCCTAGCTGG AGGCGCTATATCTGGAGCTTGCATGAACCCTGCCAGAGCTTTTGGACCAGCGCTTGTAGCAAACTACTGGGACTATCACTGGGTTTACTGGGTAGGGCCCATGGTAGCCAGCCTGCTAGTTGGTGCATTGATAAG GCTCCTGATTGGCGACAGGAAAATCCGCCTGCTCCTGAAGTGA